A genomic window from Accipiter gentilis chromosome 1, bAccGen1.1, whole genome shotgun sequence includes:
- the C1H1orf159 gene encoding uncharacterized protein C1orf159 homolog codes for MEVPYVLLLTRLVAEVTSKSTESSVSETECCVDMLDSNSSCPVTNQCSPGCYRRWNEDGSSSCIKCKNETLPVLSIYNLTECRNTGIRGMNFQMNISTVTPFIQNIGGPEVAASLILGTFFISLFLILSVASFFYLKRANKLPNVFYRRNKASVLQPSETASMIPPPASSVRKPRYVRRERSLVTSASAAMISSSETRVSNV; via the exons ATGGAGGTGCCATATGTCCTTCTCTTAACTAGACTCGTAGCAGAAGTTACCAGCAAATCTACTGAAAGTTCG GTTTCGGAAACAGAATGCTGTGTGGATATGTTGGATTCAAACAGTTCCTGTCCAGTAACGAACCAGTGCAGTCCAG GTTGTTACAGACGATGGAATGAGGATGGTAGTAGCAGCtgcattaaatgcaaaaatgaaaccCTTCCTGTTTTATCTATTTACAATCTGACTGAATGCAGAAATA CTGGTATCAGAGGAATGAATTTCCAAATGAATATAAGCACCGTAACTCCTTTCATACAGAACATAG GGGGCCCAGAAGTGGCAGCCTCTCTCATCTTAGGGACATTTTTCATCAGTTTATTCCTGATTCTGTCTGTTGCTTCTTTCTTCTACCTCAAACGTGCCAATAAACTTCCTAATGTTTTCTACAGAAGAAACAAAG cATCTGTTCTCCAGCCTAGTGAAACA GCATCCATGATACCTCCCCCAGCTTCTTCAG TTCGGAAGCCACGATATGTCAGACGAGAACGGTCACTAGTGACGTCTGCATCTGCTGCTATGATCTCTTCTTCTGAAACCAGGGTCAGCAATGTTTAG